TCAATGCGCAGGAAGCCGGAGTCATCAAGCTCACGCTCAAGATGCTCATAAAACCCGATGACTTCTTCCTTGGTTGCCGGACGCGCCATCTTGCTTCTGGTCTCAGGAATATAACGCTCTTCAGTGTCATCATTCATCGTGTACCATTCATAACCGATGAGCAAAACCGCCTGAGCGAGATTGAGCGAGGCAAAGGCTGGATTTAGCGGCAAATGCAAAATCGCATCACACATGGCCACATCATCATTATGTAAGCCCTTGGCTTCCTTACCAAAAAGAATACCTGTTTTTAACTCCCGCGTAGCAAGTTCCACAGACTCTTTTGCCGCCTGCCTTGGCGTGACCATGGCCTTCACCATATCGCGCGGGCGTGCCGTTGTAGCATAGATGGTTTCCAAATCAGCTACGGCTTCTTTGGTGGAGGTAAAGAAACGTGCACGGTCCAACACAAGGCGAGCACCCGAGCTGCATTTTTCCGCCTTATCGCGATCCCAGCCCTCGCGCGGGTTTACGATACGCAGATCGATTAAACCACAATTAAGCATGGCACGCGCCACCATACCGATATTTTCCCCAAGTTGGGGTTCTACCAAAATAATAGCTGGCGCATCCTCACGGCAAAAATCTGCGGCTTCGGATTTGCGACGACGATCAGTTCCCGCCATGAGCTTTCACTCCTGACTTATAGAGTTTGTAAATCAAGCTATCGCGTAAAGCCTCGTATGAGGCATCAATGATGTTTGAAGACATGCCAACAGTGGTCCATGTATTGCCCTGACCATCGGCACTTTCAATCATCACCCGTGTGAT
The DNA window shown above is from Candidatus Terasakiella magnetica and carries:
- a CDS encoding RNA methyltransferase encodes the protein MAGTDRRRKSEAADFCREDAPAIILVEPQLGENIGMVARAMLNCGLIDLRIVNPREGWDRDKAEKCSSGARLVLDRARFFTSTKEAVADLETIYATTARPRDMVKAMVTPRQAAKESVELATRELKTGILFGKEAKGLHNDDVAMCDAILHLPLNPAFASLNLAQAVLLIGYEWYTMNDDTEERYIPETRSKMARPATKEEVIGFYEHLERELDDSGFLRIEEKRPSMVRNIRNIFARVELTLQEVQTLRGIVAFLSNGRSGGPGKGK